The DNA segment GCCAGTGTTCCCTGACCGATGGCATAATTGCCGATGTTTTCACCTGCAACGCGGTCAAGTGATCCTGTAAAGGTATCTGTTCCGTTTAACGCCGGACTGAAAGTATAAGTCAGTGCCGGGTCTGTATCGCCATACACTTTGGTTTGAGCGGTAGCGGTTACGGTAATGGCCTGGGAAGTAATGGTCAGGTTGGCCGGTACATAAGTGATCTGGTAATTTGTACCCAGGCTGAGATTACCCTGTCCGATGGCATAAGTACCAACATTTTCACCAGGAGCACGGTCCAGTGTACCTGTAAAGGCATCTGTTCCGATCAATGCCGGACTGAAAGTGTAAGTGAATGCCGGATCAGCGGCGGTAAAGATTTTGGTTTTAGCATCAGCGGTTACAGTTACCGGTTTAGCGGTAATGTTCAGGTCAGCTGAAGTAAAGGCAAGGGTATAATTGTTGTTTAAAGCAAGGGTCCCCTGTCCGATGGCATAGTTGCCAATGTTTTCGCCAGCAGCGCGGTCCAGCGTACCTGTAAAGGTATCTGTTCCGATCAGTGCCGGGCTGAAAGTATAAGTGAAAGCAGGATCAGCAGTGCCATACACTTTGGTATCGGCGGTAGCAATTACATTTACTGTTTTCTTGGTAATACTGAAATCAGCTGAAGTAAAGGCAAGGGTGTAATTGTTGCTTAAAGCCAGTGTTCCCTGTCCGATGGCATAGTTGCCAATGTTTTCACCTGCAGCACGGTCCAGGCTACCGGTGAAGGTATCTGTTCCGATCAGCGCCGGACTGAAAGTATAAGCAAATACCGGATCTGCTGTGCCATATTCTTTGTTACCGGCAGTAGCAGTTACGTTCACTGTTTTCTTCGTGATGCTGAAATCAGCTGAAGTAAAGGCAAGGGTGTAATTGTTGCTTAAAGCCAGTGTTCCCTGACCGATGGCATAATTGCCAATGTTCTCACCTGCTGCGCGGTCCAGTGATCCTGTAAAGGTATCTGTTCCGTTTAGTGCGGGACTGAAAGTATAAGCAAATACAGGATCTGCGGCGCCATATTCTTTGTTGCCGGCAATAGCGGTTACGGCAATGGCCTGGGCAGTAATGCTCAGGTTGGCCGGTACATAAGTGATCTGGTAATTTGCCCCGAGGCTGAGGGTACCCTGGCCAATAGCGTAATTGCCAACATCTTCGCCTGCAACACGGTCCAGTGATCCTGTAAAGGTATCTGTTCCGATCAGTGCCGGACTGAAAGTGTAAGTGAATGCCGGATCAGCAGCGGTAAAGATTTTAGTTTTAGCATCAGCGGTTACAGTTACCGGTTTAGCGGTAATGTTCAGATCAGCTGAGGTAAAGTTGATATTGTAATTGTTACTTAAAGCCAGTGTTCCCTGTCCGATGGCATAATTGCCGATGTTTTCACCTGCTGCGCGGTCCAGGGTACCTGTAAAGGTATCTGTTCCGATCAGTGCCGGGCTGAAAGTATAAGTGAAAGCAGGATCAGCAGTACCATATACTTTGGTATTGGCTACTGCCGTTACATTTACCGTTTTCCTGGTAATGCTGAAATCAGCTGAAGTAAAGGCAAGGGTGTAATTGTTGCTTAAAGCCAGTGTTCCCTGTCCGATGGCATAGTTTCCGATGTTTTCACCTGCAACGCGGTCGAGTGATCCTGTAAAGGTATCAGTGCCAATTAATGCAGGGCTGAAAGTATAAGCAAATACAGGATCTGCTGTGCCGTATTCTTTGTTGCCGGCAGTGGCAGTTACGTTCACTGTTTTCCTGGTGATGCTGAAATCAGCTGAAGTAAAGGCAATGGCGTAATTATTACTTAAAGCCAGTGTTCCCTGACCGATGGCATAATTGCCAATATTCTCACCTGCAACGCGGTCCAGTGATCCTGTAAAGGTATCTGTTCCGTTTAGTGCCGGACTGAAAGTATAAGCGAAAACCGGATCTGTGCTGCCGTACTCTTTGTTACCAGCAGTAGCGTTTACGGCAATAGCCTGGGCAGTAATGTTCAGGTTGGCCGGTACATAAGTGATCTGGTAATTTGCACCCAGGCTGAGGTTACCCTGTCCAATGGCATAAGTACCAACATTTTCACCGGGAGCGCGGTCCAGTGTACCGGTAAAAGTATCTGTTCCGATCAGCGCAGGACTTACCGTATAGGTGAATGCCGGATCAGCAGCAGTAAAGATTTTAGTTTTAGCATCAGCGGTTACAGTTACCGGTTTAACGGTAATGCTTAGGTCAGCTGAAGTAAAGGCCAGGGTGTAATTGCTGTTTAGAGCAAGGGTCCCTTGTCCGATGGCATAGTTGCCAATGTTTTCACCAGCAGCACGGTCCAGGGCACCTGTAAAGGTATCTGTTCCGATCAGTGCCGGGCTGAAAGTATAAGTGAAAGCAGGATCAGCAGTACCATATACTTTGGTGTCGGCCACTGCCGTTACATTTACCGTTTTCTTTGTAATGTTGAAATCAGCTGAAGTAAAGGCAAGGGTGTAATTGTTACTTAAAGCAAGTGTTCCCTGTCCGATGGCATAGTTACCAATGTTTTCACCTGCAGCACGGTCCAGGGCACCGGTAAAGGTATCAGTGCCAATTAATGCAGGGCTGAAAGTATAAGCAAATACCGGATCTGCTGTGCCGTATTCTTTGTTGCCGGCAGTGGCAGTTACATTCACTGTTTTCCTGGTGATGCTGAAATCAGCTGAAGTAAAGGCAATGGCGTAATTATTACTTAAAGCCAGTGTTCCCTGACCGATGGCATAGTTGCCAATATTCTCACCTGCAACGCGGTCCAGTGATCCTGTAAAGGTATCTGTTCCGTTTAGTGCCGGACTGAAAGTATAAGCGAAAACCGGATCTGTGCTGCCGTACTCTTTGTTACCAGCAGTAGCGTTTACGGCAATAGCCTGGGCAGTAATGTTCAGGTTGGCCGGTACATAAGTGATCTGGTAATTTGCACCCAGGCTGAGGTTACCCTGTCCAATGGCATAAGTACCAACATTTTCACCGGGAGCGCGGTCCAGTGTACCGGTAAAAGTATCTGTTCCGATCAGCGCAGGACTTACCGTATAGGTGAATGCCGGATCAGCAGCAGTAAAGATTTTAGTTTTAGCATCAGCGGTTACAGTTACCGGTTTAACGGTAATGCTTAGGTCAGCTGAAGTAAAGGCCAGGGTGTAATTGCTGTTTAGAGCAAGGGTCCCTTGTCCGATGGCATAGTTGCCAATGTTTTCACCAGCAGCACGGTCCAGGGCACCTGTAAAGGTATCTGTTCCGATCAGTGCCGGGCTGAAAGTATAAGTGAAAGCAGGATCAGCAGTACCATATACTTTGGTGTCGGCCACTGCCGTTACATTTACCGTTTTCTTTGTGATGCTGAAATCAGCTGAAGTAAAGGCAAGGGTGTAATTGTTACTTAAAGCAAGTGTTCCCTGTCCGATGGCATAGTTACCAATGTTTTCACCTGCAGCACGGTCCAGGGTACCGGTAAAGGTATCAGTGCCAATTAATGCAGGGCTGAAAGTATAAGCAAATACCGGATCTGCTGTGCCGTATTCTTTGTTGCCGGCAGTGGCAGTTACATTCACTGTTTTCCTGGTGATGCTGAAATCAGCTGAAGTAAAGGCAATGGCGTAATTATTACTTAAAGCCAGTGTTCCCTGACCGATGGCATAGTTGCCAATGTTTTCGCCAGCAGCGCGGTCCAGTGATCCTGTAAAGGTATCTGTTCCGTTTAGCGCCGGACTGAAAGTATAAGCAAATACCGGATCTGTGGTGCCATACTCTTTGTTGGCGGCAGTGGCAGTTACGGCAATGGCCTGGGCAGTAATGCTCAGGTTGGCCGGTACATAGGTGATCTGGTAATTTGCACCCAGGCTGAGGGTCCCCTGTCCGATGGCATAAGTACCAACATCTTCACCTGTAGCGCGGTCAAGTGATCCTGTAAAAGTATCTGTTCCGATCAGCGCAGGACTTACCGTATAGGTGAATGCCGGATCAGCAGCAGTAAAGATTTTGGTTTTAGCATCGGCCGTTACAGTTACCGGTTTAACGGTAATGCTTAGGTCAGCTGAGGTAAAGTTGATATTGTAATTGTTACTTAAAGCCAGTGTTCCCTGTCCGATGGCATAGTTGCCAATGTTTTCACCTGCTGCGCGGTCCAGGGTACCTGTAAAGGTATCTGTTCCGATCAGTGCCGGACTGAAAGTATAGGTGAATGCCGGATCAGTTGCACCATAGATTTTGGTATTGGCAACGGCATTAACAGCGATATCCTTTTTGCTGACTACCAGATCCTGAGTTACAGGAGCGGCTGCAAGATAGGCTCCGTTTCCGGTCTGTGAAGCGGTAATGGTTGTTGTTCCTGCTGACAGGATGGTGACTGTGTTTCCCGATACGGTGGCTACAGCAGTATTGCTGGAGCTGTAGGTTACGGCTAATCCTGAGCTGCTGGTTGCAGTCAGGGTAATTGGAGTTGCGCCATACACCGAAGCCGCAAGCGGGTTGAAGGTAATGGTTTGAGTTCCTCTAGGAGCGGAAACAATATTGCCAGATTTAGCGCCTTCATTTCCGGTTAAATCTGCCGCCGAAATGCGGTAGAAATAACCAATGCCATTAGTTAGTCCGGTATGGGTATAGGTTAAAGTTCCTGCCGGAATGCTTTGGATGAGTGTAGTTGGGTTAATGGTTGTTCCTCCGTAAAGGTTGTATTTGTCCAGATCCGAAGCCGGGCTGGCATTCCAGGTAAGGGTATTCTCTGTATTTCCTGCAGTTGCTGCGAGTCCTGTCGGTGCAGCGGGAGCGGTTCTGTCAACAGTTACTGAGCTGCTGTTGGTGGTTGCCGTTACCGGGGTTCCTGCATTTCCTGGCAGATCTGAAAAGGTAATGTTAAAGGCAAGGACTCCTTCAGGAGTCAGTCCTGTTACGGTTTGGCTTGCTGTCCAGTTGTTTCCTCCGCTATTGGTCGGGGTTACTGCAGCTCCAGCCATGGTTACTGTTGGTGTGGCAATCGCTTCTGCAGCCGTAAAATTCAGGGTGATAAGGTCTCCTGCTTTTGCTTTGCTGGTGGTCAGGTTGTTTGAAGCAATGGTAACCGTAGTGAGTGTTGGAATGGTTTTATCATAGGTCACACTGCTGCTGTTGGTAGTTGCGGTTACCGCTGTTCCTGCATTTCCGGTCAGGTCTGTAAAGGCAATATTGAAAGCAAGGGTTCCTTCTGTTTCTGTTCCAGTGAGGGTATAGGTTGCCAGGTAGTTGTTTCCTCCTGCCGGGGAGGTCAGGGCTGTGTTTCCTGCAATGGTCACTACAGGAAGCGCCACTGCTTCGGAAGCGGTAAAGGTTAAGGAAATGGTATTTCCTGTTTTAGCGGTTTGATTTGAGGCGTTATTGGAAACAATGGCCACCGTAGTTAAGGTTGGCAGCGTTTTGTCGTAGGTGACACTGCTGGCATTGGTGGTTGCAGTTACTGCAGTTCCAACGTTTCCGGTAAGATCGGTAAAGGCGATGTTAAAAGGGATAACACCTTCGGCATCTGCCGCCTGTGTGGTATAAGTTGCGGTCCAGTCGTTTGCACTGGTATTCGTAACGGTAGCTGTATTTCCGAAAATGCTCACCACTGGTGTGGCAATGGTTTCAGCAGCAGTGAAGCTCAGGGTAATCAGATCTCCGGTTTTCGCTTTTGCGGTATTGGCATTATTGGAAGCAATGGTTACTGTAGTCAGGGTAGGGATGGTTTTATCGATGGTATACACCTCTCCGGAAGTATATCCTCCCTGGATCTCATTGCCAATCGTATTGATGATTCCTGTTCCGGAGCTTGTGAGGTCCAGTCTTAAGGTCCCCGATCCTGTTCCGGTGTTTACTGTAATTGTTCTGGTATCGTTACTTCCTGAGACGGATGTAATCGCAGGACCGGTAATTCCGGTAGAAGTGATGCTGAAGTCAGTTGCATCGACCCCCGTCACGTTTTCAGAGAAAGTCACTAAAAAATCTGCTGAAGTACCATTGATGGTCGCATTACCCACTCTGGTGATGCTGACTATGGTCGGTGTTGTGGTATTGATGACGATCGCTTTGTTTGCACCTAAAGATCCTGCAGCTCCGGGAGCGGCCAGGGTTAGGGTAGCATCGTTTCCTGCGGCATCTTTAATCGTTCCACCTGCCAGAGCAAGTGCAGTAGTACTGGCCTGATCCAGGTCAGGAGTACTTTGGTTTAGGGCTACGGTATAGTTAAAGACCAACGCAGTTGTTCCCGAGCCACTGGCATAACTGGCTGTTCCTCCGGAATTCAGGCTTAGGGTTGGTGTTCCTGTTACGGTCACTGCTTCAGAGAAGTTGACTGTTACCGGAATGAGGTCACCTATTTTATACGTTCCGTCTGCCAGGCTGGAATTAACCGAGCTAACTATCGGAGCGGTGTTGTCGATGATTATATTTTTGTTGGCGCCTAAAGAGTTTGCAGCTCCGGGAGCGGGCAGGGTCAAAGTGGTATTGTTCCCTGCAGCATCTTTGAGTGTGCCGCCGTTTAAGCTGAGTGCGCTAGTGCTGGCATAATCCAGATCTGCACTGGCATCTGTTAGCCCTACTGTATAGTTAAAAACGAGAGAAGATGTTCCTGATCCGCTGGTATAATTGACAGTTGCACCGGAATTCAATGCAAGCTGAGGGGTTCCCGTTACGGCAACGGCTTCAGAAAAATTCACCGTCACGTTAATGACATCACCTGCTTTATAGGCTCCGTTTGCGGTAGTTGAATTCACAGAAGCCACAGTAGGAGCAATCCCATCAATGACAATCGCTTTATTATTACCCAGGGAGTTGGCTGCTCCGGGAGCAGCGAGAGTAAGTGTGGCATCAGTATTTCCTGCATCTTTGATGGTTCCTCCATTGAGGGCTAATGCAGTAGTAGAAGAATAGTCGAGATCAGCAGTGCTTTGTCCGCTGGCGACTGTATAATTAAAGGTGAGGGTATTTGTTCCGGTTCCACCGCTATAGTTGACAGTTGCACCGGTATTTAGGCTCAATGTTGGTGTTCCGGTTACGTTTACGATAGTTGAAAAAGTAACATTAACAGCAATAACATCACCTGTTTTATAAGTTCCGTTAGCCGTAGAAGAAGTTACCCCACTAACGTTTGTTCCAAGTTGAAAGATTGGATTTGTGCCCGGAAAAGCTGCTCCACCTGGGTCCAGAGATTTCTTGTTGGCAAGCAATTCTGTAGTTGTCCAGTTCGATTTTGTATTGATCGCAGTCAGAATGGAAGCTTTTGTTCCGGTAAATGTACCGGAATAATTGTTATAATCTCCGTGATAACCTGTTGGCGGAGTACCGGCAATAGTTAAGGTAACATAAAAATTTCCTGCTGCAAGTGTGGTAGGCAGGTAAGATACTGCAGCACTAACTACTCCTGCTGCCTGCCACCCTGTGGTAGGATCAGGGGCATTGGTACCAGGAAGAGCGGTAGACCAGTTTGCAAATCCATAGATAAAATTCGGAGTGGCATCGTTGCCGTTATAGAGGAACCAGTTATCTCCGCCACCTGCTACAACGGTTCCTGTAGTCCAGCCAGTGGCTGTCACGGTTCCATAACTTTCCAGTCCTGTAGCCGTTGGTACGGCACCTCCGGTTATTGCGATATTAAATATCGTTCCTGCAGGAATAGAACTTGTGGTTGTCCAGGTAATTAAACCGTCGGAACCGTTGGAGACCAATGCGGTCTGATCCCAGCCCCGGTCGGTAATTTTAAGCTCGGTTCCTGAGGGAATTACTTTTAAGGCCACAATAGCCAGGTTCACTGTTGCTGAGTTTCCATTAAAGCCGACAATTGCAAAATCTCCTGTGGTCAACTGAGCCGCGCTTTTTTTTGCAGAAAGGCAAAAAAAGCAGATGATAAATAATGCCGCTAAATAGCGGAAAGATAAATTTTTCATGTGAGAGCGTTAATTCTAATAAATTCTATCGGTATACCTAATTTCTGCTAGGGAAAGCTCCTTCTATAGCGATGATATAACTAATGGCAAGGGTTGGTTGCAGAATGTTGATTGGCACATTTCCTCCGTTAAGTGCTGTTGTTGTTGCAACAGAACCTCCGGTTAGAGGGATGTTAGGTGCTGAAGTCGTATACATAGATACTGGATCTGTGTTTACATCTTTACCGGCTCCCAATGCATTTCCGGCAACCGGCGTTCCAACAGTAGCAGCAGCGTCGCTTGCATTTAATGTTAAGGTGGATGTGGCAACGTGATTGTGTGCTGGCATGTTGCTGATCAGAATGCTGGTCTTTTCTGTACCTGAGACCTGTCCCAGCGCGTAGTTGCTCAGGCCAGGACCTTGTCCCCATCCAACAGGAGCTCTGCCTCTAAGGTCAGGTAAGCCAAAGGTTGTCTGACCATTTCCACCGTAAGTAGTTCCCAAAAGGGCAAAAAGAGCGGAATTTTGGGCTATGCCGATAATTTGACCATTACAGAACATAAAACCTCTGGGTGCAAAGTTGCCTGCGAAAATTTTTACCATTCCCATGTACTCATCCATAATAATGTGTGTTTAAGTAATTTATAATTGTTTAATTTATTTTTATATGCCAAAGCTCAGGATAAAATTCCTGGGTTATTTTCAGATAATAACGTGCTTAACTTCTCTTCCGGAGCCCATGTTGATCAACGTGGGTCTGGATGCTAACTCAATATCAAATTTCCAGATCTCTCTGATGAATTTTTATAAATGTGGTTGAGATTCTTGTGCCATTCGGTGGGTAAATTCCATATGGAATCAACCGGGTTCATGAGCTGATCCATTTTTTGCAATACAATCGCATTTGTGAAACCAAGAATGTGCATAAGATAAAGAGGATTGAGGCGTTAATTATCTTTTAATCAGCAATCAACTTGATGAAACTATTAAATCTCATCAAATCGAAATGTTAATTTGTGATAAAACTAGTAAAAAAAATAAATATCGAGCAATATTTTTAGGTTTATTTTTATTAATTCCAACCTTTCGTACCTTCTTTTTTGATTTCCGTCAGCAATTTTCCTTTTGGAAGAATAGAAAAGACGCCTTCCACAATTAAGTGGAAGGCGTCTTTTTGAATAGAGAAAAAGCGATGTGTTGATGGAATCTCTAGTTTCTACTAGGAAAAAGACCTTGAAAACAGATGATATAACTAATCGCCAGTGTAGGCTGTAGAATACTGATTGGTACACTTCCTCCGCTAATACCTACTGTGGTCGCTACTGAGCCCCCTGTCAGAGGAACATTAGGAGCAGCAGTGGTATACATAGATACCGGATCTGTATTTACGTCTTTACCGGCTCCCAATGCATTTCCGGCAACAGGAGTTGAAACTGTTGCTGCAGTGTTGCTGGCATTTAGTGTTAAAGTAGAGGTGGCAACGTGATTGTGCGCCGGCATATTATTGATTAAGATGCTGGTGTTCTCTGAACCAGAGGACTCGCCTATGACATAGTTACTCAGGCCGGGTCCTTGCCCCCAGCCAATGGGAGCTCTGCCCCTGAGATCGGGCAAGGCAAAAGTGGTCGATCCATTTCCTCCATAGGTAGTTCCTAAAAGGGAAAAAAGTGCGGTATTTGGTGCTATGGCCAGGATTTGCCCATTGCAAAATTGCCAGCCTCTTGGCGGATAATTGCCAGCAAAAATTTTAACGACTCCTATAAATTCCTCCATAATAATTTCTAATTATGTAATTTGATAAAATAATGGTCAGGATGATTAGTTTCTACTAGGAAAAATACCTTCTGTGCAGATGATGTAAGTAATCGCTAACGTTGGTTGTAGAATACTGATCGGTACACTTCCTCCGCTAAGACCTACTGTGGTCGCTACTGAGCCGCCTGCAAGGGGAACGTTAGGTGCTGAGGTCGTATACATTGATACCGGATCCGTGTTTACGTCTTTACCAGCTCCAAATGCATTTCCGGCAACCGGCGTTCCAACAGTTGCAGCAGCATCGCTTGCATTTAATGTTAAAGTTGAGACGGCAGCGTGATTGTGTGCAGGCATATTGGTGATCAGAATGCTGGTGTTCTCCGTACCAGAGACTTGCCCCAACACATAGTTACTTAGGCCAGGGCCTTGTCCCCATCCAACAGGAGCTCTGCCTCTAAGGTCAGGTAAAGCAAAGGTCGTCTGACCATTTCCACCATAAGTGGTTCCTAAAATTGAAAAAAGTGCAGTATTCTGGGCAATGCCGATGATTTGGCCATTGCAAAGCATCCAGCCTCTTGGCGCAAAATTGCCTGCAAAAATTTTAACGATTCCGATGAACTCTTCCATAATAATTGTGTTTATATAATTTGATTGGTTAATTTAATCGTATGAAGATTGGGATGATTATTTCCTGAGGTGGCTTTAGATCTTAACGCGATTAAAGTTCCGCTCAAAAGCCATTGGCTGCGTGAAAGCACCAAAAATTGTTGATACGAACGGGTATTCGTGAAAACAAAAATGCACATAAAATGAAGAGAGCTAAGGCGTTAATTATCCATAATGGTGCTGCTATTTGAAAATACGAGGTCACCAATTGAATATAAAACTAGTAAAAAAACAGACACTAAATAATATTTTTAGGATTATTTATAAGATATCTGTTTGCTATGTGCTTTTGATTTTGTTTTTTTAGGTCATGAACGCCTCATTGTCTTTTAATAAAAATCAACAAACTATTGCGACCATCGTTAACTTCCTCCAGGAAATCGGTCTGGAAGTGTTATTAGAGCAACATAAAGGAGATTCCTTTCTTCCTGGCATCCGCATTAAATCCGGAGGCTTAAGTATTGACCCTTCCCAGGTGCTTTATCCCGGAGATATTTTGCATGAAGCTGGTCATCTGGCTACCGTCCCTTATGCGGTAAGGTGTGAACTGGATGGAGTTTTGCCGGATATTGACCTGCATCGGGGAGCAGAACTGATGAGCCTGTCCTGGAGTTATGCAGCCTGCCTGAAGCTTCAGTTCGCTCCTGAAGTTGTTTTTCATGCAGACGGTTACAAAGGGGAGGCGGAACATCTCATCCGTAATTTTGAGGAAGGGATATATATTGGACTCCCCATGCTTCAGTATCGGCAAATGGCTTATGACGAAAAAAATGCGGCAATTTTAAATGTTGAGCCCTTTCCTTATATGCAAAATTGGGTCTGCATTAAAGAAGAGGGCGATATTTAACTGGAAATTCTGGCTTTTATTTCTTGCTTGAAGTGTTGTTTTTATAGATGAAATTGTGAAGGGAACTGGTTGTTGTTTTCAGGTCTGTGGTTAAGTACCAGATGTTGTTGATCCTTTTTCCAACACCTTCTTTATCTAATGGGAACCGGGCTTGCTCGATCGTTTTATTTTTTGAATTAAGAATGCTCCCCGCAAAATTTAGAAGTGTAAAATTGGCCATACTGGTTTCAATGTTAGGGAGGACTTCTGAGGCAAAAACGGGAAAAATTTCCTGACCTGAGCCTTTTAATTTGTCGAAAATAGAGACCAAAACACTGCGTTGACGCTCTGTTCTTTCGTAATCTCCTTTACCTACCGCTCTGATTCTGGTATAGGCAACGGTCTGTTTTCCGTTTAGTTTCTGAAGGCCGGGATCTTGTACATGTACCGCTGAAATTTTATCGTAGATGGCCAGTTCGTCCAGGTAATTATTCAGGTAGGGAAGCTCCTGGGCTTTCACATTTACCATGATGCCACCTAAGGCATCCACAATTTTTGCAGCTCCGTAGAAGTCTACATTCATATAATCTTTAATGTCCAGATCAAAGTTTTGATTGATGGTCTTGATGGCCAGCTGAGGCCCACCCATGGCATAGGCTGCATTGATCTTATCCATGCCTTTACCCTCGATTTTAACGTAAGTATCTCTCATTATGGAGGCCATTTTAATTTTTCCATTGAGCTGATCGATGGAAATTATCATCACCACATCGGAGTTCCCCGCTTCTTGTTCCGTACGCCTGTCGACCGCAAACAGTGCAATGTTTATAGGAGCGTTAGTCATTGTTTTTATTTTCTGCTGAACCTTTGGAGAAATGCCCAATGCTTCTGCAGACCTGTTTAATGGAACAGGAGATTTGCGAACTGGTGCTGCAGGAA comes from the Pedobacter sp. FW305-3-2-15-E-R2A2 genome and includes:
- a CDS encoding MBG domain-containing protein, with amino-acid sequence MKNLSFRYLAALFIICFFCLSAKKSAAQLTTGDFAIVGFNGNSATVNLAIVALKVIPSGTELKITDRGWDQTALVSNGSDGLITWTTTSSIPAGTIFNIAITGGAVPTATGLESYGTVTATGWTTGTVVAGGGDNWFLYNGNDATPNFIYGFANWSTALPGTNAPDPTTGWQAAGVVSAAVSYLPTTLAAGNFYVTLTIAGTPPTGYHGDYNNYSGTFTGTKASILTAINTKSNWTTTELLANKKSLDPGGAAFPGTNPIFQLGTNVSGVTSSTANGTYKTGDVIAVNVTFSTIVNVTGTPTLSLNTGATVNYSGGTGTNTLTFNYTVASGQSTADLDYSSTTALALNGGTIKDAGNTDATLTLAAPGAANSLGNNKAIVIDGIAPTVASVNSTTANGAYKAGDVINVTVNFSEAVAVTGTPQLALNSGATVNYTSGSGTSSLVFNYTVGLTDASADLDYASTSALSLNGGTLKDAAGNNTTLTLPAPGAANSLGANKNIIIDNTAPIVSSVNSSLADGTYKIGDLIPVTVNFSEAVTVTGTPTLSLNSGGTASYASGSGTTALVFNYTVALNQSTPDLDQASTTALALAGGTIKDAAGNDATLTLAAPGAAGSLGANKAIVINTTTPTIVSITRVGNATINGTSADFLVTFSENVTGVDATDFSITSTGITGPAITSVSGSNDTRTITVNTGTGSGTLRLDLTSSGTGIINTIGNEIQGGYTSGEVYTIDKTIPTLTTVTIASNNANTAKAKTGDLITLSFTAAETIATPVVSIFGNTATVTNTSANDWTATYTTQAADAEGVIPFNIAFTDLTGNVGTAVTATTNASSVTYDKTLPTLTTVAIVSNNASNQTAKTGNTISLTFTASEAVALPVVTIAGNTALTSPAGGNNYLATYTLTGTETEGTLAFNIAFTDLTGNAGTAVTATTNSSSVTYDKTIPTLTTVTIASNNLTTSKAKAGDLITLNFTAAEAIATPTVTMAGAAVTPTNSGGNNWTASQTVTGLTPEGVLAFNITFSDLPGNAGTPVTATTNSSSVTVDRTAPAAPTGLAATAGNTENTLTWNASPASDLDKYNLYGGTTINPTTLIQSIPAGTLTYTHTGLTNGIGYFYRISAADLTGNEGAKSGNIVSAPRGTQTITFNPLAASVYGATPITLTATSSSGLAVTYSSSNTAVATVSGNTVTILSAGTTTITASQTGNGAYLAAAPVTQDLVVSKKDIAVNAVANTKIYGATDPAFTYTFSPALIGTDTFTGTLDRAAGENIGNYAIGQGTLALSNNYNINFTSADLSITVKPVTVTADAKTKIFTAADPAFTYTVSPALIGTDTFTGSLDRATGEDVGTYAIGQGTLSLGANYQITYVPANLSITAQAIAVTATAANKEYGTTDPVFAYTFSPALNGTDTFTGSLDRAAGENIGNYAIGQGTLALSNNYAIAFTSADFSITRKTVNVTATAGNKEYGTADPVFAYTFSPALIGTDTFTGTLDRAAGENIGNYAIGQGTLALSNNYTLAFTSADFSITKKTVNVTAVADTKVYGTADPAFTYTFSPALIGTDTFTGALDRAAGENIGNYAIGQGTLALNSNYTLAFTSADLSITVKPVTVTADAKTKIFTAADPAFTYTVSPALIGTDTFTGTLDRAPGENVGTYAIGQGNLSLGANYQITYVPANLNITAQAIAVNATAGNKEYGSTDPVFAYTFSPALNGTDTFTGSLDRVAGENIGNYAIGQGTLALSNNYAIAFTSADFSITRKTVNVTATAGNKEYGTADPVFAYTFSPALIGTDTFTGALDRAAGENIGNYAIGQGTLALSNNYTLAFTSADFNITKKTVNVTAVADTKVYGTADPAFTYTFSPALIGTDTFTGALDRAAGENIGNYAIGQGTLALNSNYTLAFTSADLSITVKPVTVTADAKTKIFTAADPAFTYTVSPALIGTDTFTGTLDRAPGENVGTYAIGQGNLSLGANYQITYVPANLNITAQAIAVNATAGNKEYGSTDPVFAYTFSPALNGTDTFTGSLDRVAGENIGNYAIGQGTLALSNNYAIAFTSADFSITRKTVNVTATAGNKEYGTADPVFAYTFSPALIGTDTFTGSLDRVAGENIGNYAIGQGTLALSNNYTLAFTSADFSITRKTVNVTAVANTKVYGTADPAFTYTFSPALIGTDTFTGTLDRAAGENIGNYAIGQGTLALSNNYNINFTSADLNITAKPVTVTADAKTKIFTAADPAFTYTFSPALIGTDTFTGSLDRVAGEDVGNYAIGQGTLSLGANYQITYVPANLSITAQAIAVTAIAGNKEYGAADPVFAYTFSPALNGTDTFTGSLDRAAGENIGNYAIGQGTLALSNNYTLAFTSADFSITKKTVNVTATAGNKEYGTADPVFAYTFSPALIGTDTFTGSLDRAAGENIGNYAIGQGTLALSNNYTLAFTSADFSITKKTVNVIATADTKVYGTADPAFTYTFSPALIGTDTFTGTLDRAAGENIGNYAIGQGTLALNNNYTLAFTSADLNITAKPVTVTADAKTKIFTAADPAFTYTFSPALIGTDAFTGTLDRAPGENVGTYAIGQGNLSLGTNYQITYVPANLTITSQAITVTATAQTKVYGDTDPALTYTFSPALNGTDTFTGSLDRVAGENIGNYAIGQGTLALSNNYALAFTSADLSITKKTVNVTATAGNKEYGTTDPVFAYTFNPALIGTDTFTGSLDRAAGENIGNYAIGQGTLALSNNYTLAFTSADFSITKKTVNVIATANTKVYGTADPAFTYTFSPALIGTDTFTGTLDRATGENIGNYAIGQGTLALNSNYTLAFTSADLNITAKPVTVTADAKTKIFTAADPAFTYTFSPALIGTDAFTGTLDRAPGENVGAYAIGQGNLSLGTNYQITYVPANLNITSQAITVTAAAQTKVYGDTDPALTYTFSPALNGTDTFTGSLDRVAGENIGNYAIGQGTLALSNNYALSYTAADLSITKKTVNVTATAGNKEYGTADPVFAYTFSPALIGTDAFTGTLDRIPGENIGNYAIGQGTLALNNNYTLAFTSADFSITKKTVNVTAVANTKVYGEADPAFTYTFSPALIGTDTFTGSLNRAAGENIGNYAIGQGTLALNSNYTLTFTSADLSITAKPVTVTAVAKTKVYGTADPLFTYTFSPALIGTDAFTGNLARTSGENVGDYAINQGSLVLNNNYLITYNPANLSITSKALTVTAAAKNKTYGDADPALTYTFSPALIGTDAFTGSLARATGENIGNYTIGQGTVTAGPNYLITYTPANLSIGAKNISVTATTAAKTYGTADPALTYTFIPALIGTDTFTGSLNRVPGENVGTYAINQNTLALSSNYVLNYTAANLSINKAPLTITAEDKVKFAGTANPPLTVKYDGFVNAESPAVLTSPVVISTTATTNSPIGTYDIVPSAATSGNYQISFVNGTLTIRAGAPTNILLAGTTVYENSPSGTPAGTISSTADDPAATFTYALVSGTGDTDNALFSISGNNLLTAASLNFENKSSYSIRVKSTTQYGFSLEKAFNINISDVNEIPTLDPVAGQTICYTTSVQNVALTGITAGPESAQTTTVTATSSNSNLIQNITATQTGSNGNLSYRVRSGASGTATITVTVKDNGGTDNGGVDTYSSTFVITVNPLPVIAITADNGNNNGAGSTEVSKGESLKLTATGGLSYVWATHSSIISGQNTAILTIRPRETTTYTVTATNTSGCTDSKTFTVTVVEDYAKVKATNILSPNGDGYNDKWVIDNIDFYPNNEVKIFDKAGRPIYSKKGYDNSWDGNLNGTALAEGTYYYVIDFGNGRPRFKGFITVIREN